The following proteins are encoded in a genomic region of Acidobacteriota bacterium:
- a CDS encoding amidohydrolase family protein, translating to MSHRLAAPRKAARSLRWSSLALLAFLGTLTAVGLPSSALADASQEDSPQMGSSQMEGAFEAASDVAAARALFEANLDAIRNRDRAAYLACYWNSENLVRSGPGGPQLGFDGLEESAGEGWPDFFDAQDLQLVPLRPGVVYGTYRYRVRYGSEEVTGLSERLFLDTEDGWRIAVTTAFGAPPGTAPPPLALVGGTLVDGTGAAPVENAVVVIEDGRIACAGSAEQCTVPQGMTTVDTSGQWITPGLVDAHIHHAQTAWADGRPDSADVRGEFPYEEVQASLRAHPEVFWRAHLCSGVTAAFDVGGYPWTWDLRRRAEGSTRAPHLAVAGPLLSTLDHWLNLPAERQFIHLKDRESAERGVSFLTAHDTDAVKVWFIPIREGDPEPFDQAVLAAGEEARERGVPLIVHATSLREAKVALRAGAHLLVHSVEDQPVDEEFIELAQHQGTIYCPTLIVREGYLRMYEAAAKGEAPHVDDPNGCVDSRTLERIARSADLGGIIGTDRLTEERLAARRERLEKSVATNAANLRKVHEAGIPIAMGTDAGNPLTVHGPSVYAEMEAMQAAGLTPLEVLVTATQGGARAMKMDDEIGTIEAGKIADLLLLTADPTQDIANLRQLHSVIRGGELRPLAELRASPQGESER from the coding sequence ATGTCCCATCGACTCGCGGCGCCCCGCAAGGCTGCTCGTTCCCTTCGCTGGTCCAGCTTGGCATTGCTGGCTTTTCTGGGGACCTTGACCGCCGTCGGCCTCCCGTCTTCGGCGCTCGCGGATGCTTCGCAGGAGGACTCCCCGCAGATGGGGTCGTCTCAGATGGAGGGTGCTTTCGAGGCCGCTTCCGACGTAGCGGCTGCCCGAGCCCTGTTCGAAGCCAACCTCGACGCCATCCGCAATCGCGACCGCGCAGCCTACTTGGCCTGCTACTGGAACTCCGAGAACCTGGTGCGCAGCGGGCCGGGCGGCCCCCAGCTGGGCTTCGATGGCCTCGAGGAGAGCGCCGGTGAGGGCTGGCCGGACTTTTTCGACGCGCAGGATTTGCAGCTGGTGCCGTTGCGGCCGGGGGTGGTCTACGGAACCTATCGCTACCGAGTGCGCTACGGCTCCGAGGAGGTCACAGGGCTTTCCGAACGGCTCTTCCTCGATACCGAAGACGGCTGGCGCATCGCGGTGACCACCGCTTTCGGCGCCCCTCCGGGGACTGCCCCGCCGCCGCTGGCGCTGGTCGGCGGTACGCTGGTGGACGGCACCGGCGCTGCGCCGGTGGAGAACGCGGTGGTGGTAATCGAGGACGGCCGCATCGCTTGTGCCGGCAGCGCGGAGCAGTGCACGGTCCCCCAAGGGATGACGACGGTGGACACCTCCGGCCAGTGGATCACCCCGGGCTTGGTGGACGCCCACATTCACCACGCCCAGACCGCCTGGGCTGACGGCCGGCCGGACAGCGCCGACGTCCGCGGCGAGTTCCCCTACGAAGAGGTGCAGGCCTCCCTCCGCGCCCATCCCGAAGTCTTCTGGCGCGCGCATCTGTGCTCCGGGGTGACGGCGGCCTTCGACGTCGGCGGCTATCCCTGGACCTGGGATCTACGGCGCCGCGCCGAAGGCTCGACCCGGGCGCCGCACCTGGCGGTGGCGGGGCCGCTCCTCTCCACCCTCGACCACTGGCTCAACCTGCCGGCGGAGCGCCAGTTCATCCACCTCAAGGATCGCGAGAGCGCCGAACGGGGAGTGAGCTTCCTCACCGCCCACGACACCGACGCCGTCAAGGTGTGGTTCATTCCGATCCGCGAAGGCGACCCCGAGCCCTTCGACCAGGCGGTGCTCGCCGCCGGCGAAGAGGCGCGGGAGCGCGGCGTGCCCCTCATCGTCCACGCTACCAGCCTGCGGGAAGCCAAGGTCGCCCTGCGTGCCGGCGCTCATCTGCTGGTGCACAGCGTGGAGGATCAGCCGGTGGACGAGGAATTCATCGAGCTGGCGCAGCACCAGGGCACGATCTACTGCCCCACCCTCATCGTGCGCGAGGGCTATCTACGCATGTATGAGGCGGCGGCGAAGGGCGAGGCTCCGCACGTCGATGACCCCAACGGCTGCGTCGACTCCCGCACCCTGGAACGCATCGCCCGTAGCGCCGACCTCGGTGGGATCATCGGCACCGATCGCCTGACCGAGGAGCGCCTCGCCGCTCGCCGCGAGCGACTGGAGAAGAGCGTCGCCACCAACGCCGCCAACCTGCGCAAGGTGCACGAGGCGGGCATCCCCATCGCCATGGGCACCGATGCCGGCAACCCCCTGACGGTCCACGGCCCGTCGGTCTATGCCGAAATGGAGGCCATGCAGGCCGCCGGCCTGACCCCCCTAGAAGTCCTGGTCACCGCCACCCAGGGCGGCGCCCGCGCCATGAAGATGGACGACGAGATCGGCACCATCGAAGCCGGCAAGATCGCCGACCTCCTCCTCCTCACCGCCGACCCCACCCAAGACATCGCCAACCTCCGCCAACTGCACTCCGTGATCCGCGGTGGAGAGCTCCGGCCGTTGGCGGAGCTGCGGGCTTCTCCTCAAGGAGAATCGGAGCGTTGA
- a CDS encoding type I restriction endonuclease has product MSLYESLKTLSGRIQAQKDGIQTEEATKTAFVLPFIAALGYNVFDPTEVTPELTADMGIKKGEKVDYAILQDGQPVILIECKDCRADLDRAHASQLYRYFHCTSARVGVLTNGITWRFFSDLEEKNKMDEKPFLVVDMLNLREPVIKELQRLQKGSLDVDEIVTAAGDLKYTREIRKVFSQNVADPSEEFARFFAGEVYSGRLTQKVLEQFREYTRRAISQYLSDRISDRLQYALDQEKASTTAESRPQEATAQEAETEIPAEEDGVETTAEESAAFHIVTAICSEVVEPDRVVMRDVKSYCGILLDDNNRKPICRLHFNTSQKYLGVFTADKDEERIPIGSIREIYSHRDRLKATVQGYLDQEQE; this is encoded by the coding sequence ATGTCTCTCTACGAAAGCCTCAAAACACTCTCCGGCCGAATCCAGGCCCAGAAGGATGGAATTCAGACTGAAGAGGCCACCAAGACGGCGTTCGTCCTCCCCTTCATTGCAGCCCTTGGCTACAACGTCTTCGATCCCACCGAGGTCACCCCTGAGCTCACCGCCGACATGGGAATCAAGAAAGGTGAGAAGGTGGATTATGCCATCCTGCAGGATGGGCAGCCGGTGATTCTCATCGAGTGCAAGGACTGCCGAGCCGATCTCGACCGAGCACACGCGTCACAACTCTACCGCTATTTTCACTGTACTTCCGCGCGGGTAGGCGTGCTCACCAATGGAATCACCTGGCGCTTTTTCTCCGATCTCGAGGAGAAAAACAAGATGGACGAGAAACCCTTCCTCGTCGTTGACATGCTGAATCTCCGAGAGCCGGTGATCAAGGAGCTTCAACGGCTTCAAAAAGGCTCCCTCGATGTCGATGAGATCGTAACCGCTGCTGGCGATCTCAAATACACTCGCGAGATTCGCAAGGTCTTCAGCCAAAACGTCGCTGATCCGTCCGAGGAATTCGCCCGCTTTTTCGCCGGAGAGGTCTACAGCGGCCGGCTAACTCAGAAGGTCCTGGAACAGTTCAGGGAGTACACACGAAGAGCCATCAGCCAGTACCTATCGGACCGTATTAGCGACCGACTGCAATACGCTCTCGACCAGGAGAAGGCTTCAACCACCGCCGAAAGCAGGCCGCAGGAAGCCACCGCTCAAGAAGCAGAGACTGAAATACCAGCTGAGGAAGACGGTGTCGAGACCACCGCAGAAGAATCCGCCGCCTTCCATATCGTCACGGCGATCTGCTCTGAAGTCGTCGAACCGGACCGAGTCGTCATGAGAGACGTCAAGTCGTACTGCGGAATCCTCCTCGACGACAACAACCGTAAGCCCATCTGCCGACTGCACTTCAACACCTCCCAGAAGTACTTGGGAGTGTTCACCGCCGACAAAGACGAGGAACGGATCCCCATCGGGTCGATTCGGGAGATCTACAGCCATCGGGACCGCCTCAAGGCTACGGTCCAGGGATATCTCGACCAAGAACAAGAATGA
- a CDS encoding type II toxin-antitoxin system prevent-host-death family antitoxin, whose translation MRAWRRAKGGTVEVIRESEAKVRFSELLARAACGESFVITRHGRPMARLAPEATSSREKALAAAERLKALRGSIKGVTLEELCKDIRGGELRPLAELRAERESSTQE comes from the coding sequence ATGAGGGCCTGGCGAAGAGCTAAAGGAGGCACAGTGGAAGTCATCAGAGAATCTGAGGCCAAAGTGCGCTTCAGCGAGCTGCTTGCCCGAGCAGCCTGCGGGGAATCATTCGTGATCACCAGGCATGGTCGCCCCATGGCGCGGCTGGCGCCCGAGGCGACGTCAAGCCGTGAGAAGGCTTTGGCTGCTGCCGAGCGTTTGAAGGCTCTTCGGGGCTCCATCAAAGGAGTTACCCTCGAAGAGCTCTGCAAGGACATCCGCGGTGGAGAGCTCCGGCCGTTGGCGGAGCTGCGGGCGGAGCGGGAGAGCTCTACTCAGGAGTAG
- a CDS encoding type II toxin-antitoxin system RelE/ParE family toxin, translated as MIRSFRHKGLKRLYQQDDARGISSDILMKVRTVLAYLDEAHAPEDMGLPGFRLHPLKGKLQGFWSVSVSGNWRIIFRFEGGDASDVELLDYH; from the coding sequence ATGATTCGGAGTTTTCGACACAAGGGCCTAAAGCGCCTCTACCAACAAGACGACGCCCGTGGCATCAGCTCCGACATTCTGATGAAGGTCAGGACAGTCCTGGCTTATCTCGATGAAGCACACGCTCCAGAAGACATGGGGCTACCCGGTTTTAGGCTTCATCCTCTCAAAGGGAAGCTACAAGGGTTCTGGTCTGTGAGTGTCAGTGGAAACTGGAGAATCATCTTTCGGTTCGAGGGTGGGGATGCCTCGGATGTGGAACTACTCGACTATCACTAG
- a CDS encoding HigA family addiction module antitoxin, with the protein MPMKNPPHPGLSVRINCLEPLGLSVSQGAKVLGVSRTTLSRLINGKAGISPEMAIRLSKAFGSSPGMWIRLQAAYDIAQAQAKADEIHVERYSLEPAAAT; encoded by the coding sequence ATGCCGATGAAGAATCCACCTCATCCCGGTCTTTCCGTCCGTATCAACTGTCTGGAGCCTCTTGGTCTTTCCGTCAGCCAAGGTGCCAAAGTGCTCGGTGTCAGCCGAACAACTCTGTCGCGCCTCATTAACGGTAAGGCCGGCATTTCGCCGGAAATGGCGATTCGGCTCTCGAAGGCCTTCGGGAGCTCTCCGGGTATGTGGATCCGGCTGCAGGCGGCCTATGACATCGCCCAGGCCCAGGCCAAAGCTGATGAGATCCATGTGGAACGCTATTCGTTGGAGCCGGCAGCGGCTACTTGA
- a CDS encoding GNAT family N-acetyltransferase has protein sequence MLDLICQPFDRLTVRQLHDLLELRCQVFIVEQNCAYDDIDGHDPESVHLLAYDGETLEGCCRWYPRDPQVVFGRIVTSQRTRGQGLGSYLMAEALDRIGPTEIFLSAQAHLEPFYRRFGFIPQGEPYDDVGILHVHMVRVAPLPTPE, from the coding sequence ATGCTCGACCTCATCTGCCAGCCCTTCGACCGCCTCACCGTCCGCCAGCTCCACGATCTGCTGGAGCTGCGCTGCCAGGTCTTCATCGTCGAGCAGAACTGCGCCTACGACGACATCGACGGTCACGATCCGGAGAGCGTCCACCTGCTAGCCTATGACGGCGAGACGCTGGAAGGCTGCTGCCGCTGGTACCCCCGAGACCCCCAGGTCGTCTTCGGCCGCATCGTCACCTCCCAACGCACCCGCGGCCAGGGCCTCGGCTCCTACCTGATGGCCGAAGCCCTCGACCGCATCGGCCCCACCGAGATCTTCCTCAGCGCCCAAGCCCACCTGGAACCCTTCTACCGCCGATTCGGCTTCATCCCCCAAGGCGAGCCCTACGACGACGTGGGGATTTTGCATGTGCATATGGTGCGGGTGGCTCCTTTACCTACTCCTGAGTAG
- a CDS encoding DEAD/DEAH box helicase yields the protein MFTGPIAQTPVDTTDLSFEDLGLSDPILDTLDEIGFEHPTPIQAKAIPPALDGRDVIGLAETGSGKTAAFCLPMAERLFHGRGVRGLILCPTREIALQTKAFLEVFGENHQLRSCCIIGGVKMGPQIQRLRQKPDIIVATPGRLFDHMGRGNVRLDKIEMVVLDEGDHMLDLGFLPQISRILEAVPKKRHTMMFSATMPAPIERLTQRFMDDPVRIDILPKGAAEGIEHRLYLVKPDDQLPALLSLLREEPGSTLMFIRRKIDAEWAVRRLEQEGFQVERIHSNLSQGQRVAALQGLREGDHRILIATDIAARGIDIPVLAHIINYGMPENAEDYIHRAGRTARGSNQGVVSSIASFLDKPRIREIERALGEELPRCTLPDIEPYKERKSTIRGRKRIHRRLL from the coding sequence ATGTTCACAGGACCAATTGCTCAAACCCCCGTAGACACCACAGACCTAAGCTTCGAGGATCTCGGCCTCAGCGACCCGATCCTCGACACCCTGGACGAAATCGGCTTCGAGCACCCGACGCCGATCCAGGCGAAGGCGATCCCGCCGGCCCTCGACGGCCGCGACGTCATCGGCCTTGCGGAAACCGGCTCGGGCAAGACCGCCGCGTTCTGCCTGCCCATGGCCGAGAGGCTCTTCCACGGCCGCGGCGTGCGCGGCCTGATCCTCTGCCCCACCCGAGAGATCGCGCTGCAGACCAAGGCCTTCCTGGAGGTTTTCGGCGAAAATCACCAGCTGCGCAGCTGCTGCATCATCGGCGGCGTCAAGATGGGTCCGCAGATCCAGCGGCTGCGCCAGAAGCCCGACATCATCGTCGCCACTCCCGGGCGCCTCTTCGATCACATGGGCCGCGGCAACGTGCGCCTGGACAAGATCGAAATGGTGGTGCTGGACGAAGGCGATCACATGCTGGACCTGGGCTTTTTGCCGCAGATTAGCCGCATCCTGGAGGCGGTGCCCAAGAAGCGCCACACCATGATGTTCTCCGCCACCATGCCGGCCCCCATCGAGCGCTTGACCCAGCGCTTCATGGACGATCCGGTGCGCATCGACATCCTGCCCAAGGGCGCCGCGGAAGGCATCGAGCACCGCCTGTACTTGGTCAAGCCCGACGACCAGCTGCCGGCGCTGCTCTCGCTGCTGCGCGAAGAGCCGGGCAGCACGCTGATGTTCATCCGCCGCAAGATCGACGCCGAATGGGCCGTGCGGCGGCTGGAGCAGGAGGGCTTCCAGGTGGAGCGCATCCACTCCAACCTCTCCCAGGGTCAGCGCGTGGCCGCCCTCCAAGGCCTGCGGGAAGGCGACCACCGCATCCTCATCGCCACGGACATCGCCGCCCGCGGCATCGACATCCCGGTACTGGCCCACATCATCAACTACGGCATGCCGGAGAACGCCGAGGACTACATCCACCGCGCCGGCCGCACCGCCCGTGGCAGCAATCAGGGCGTGGTTTCGTCCATCGCCTCGTTCCTCGACAAGCCGCGGATCCGCGAGATCGAGCGCGCCCTCGGCGAGGAGCTTCCGCGCTGCACGCTGCCGGACATCGAGCCCTACAAAGAACGCAAGAGCACCATCCGCGGCCGCAAACGCATCCACCGCCGCCTGCTCTGA